A genomic stretch from Planctomycetia bacterium includes:
- a CDS encoding LUD domain-containing protein — translation MLAAIRASNAPAAALPNLNQTWITYADRSRAFAEVLTSVGGRCEFVGSRSEIPAKLAAQPNFAAAKKVVSALAELPGNVDLAAIVDPHATEDVDFAILPGRFGVSENGAIWVTDEHLRHRAIYFIVQHLVLVIDEREIVDNMYAAYQRLSLGAKGFGAFIAGPSKTADIEQSLVIGAHGPRSLTVFCVR, via the coding sequence TGCCGAACTTGAATCAAACGTGGATCACCTACGCCGACCGCTCGCGCGCGTTCGCCGAAGTTCTTACGTCGGTCGGCGGGCGTTGTGAGTTCGTCGGCAGCCGGAGCGAGATCCCCGCGAAGCTCGCCGCGCAACCGAATTTCGCCGCCGCGAAGAAAGTCGTTTCCGCGCTCGCCGAACTGCCGGGCAACGTCGATCTCGCCGCCATCGTCGATCCCCATGCGACCGAAGACGTCGACTTCGCCATTCTGCCGGGCCGGTTCGGAGTCTCCGAGAACGGCGCGATCTGGGTGACCGACGAACACTTACGGCATCGCGCGATCTACTTCATCGTGCAGCACTTGGTGCTCGTCATCGACGAGCGCGAGATCGTCGACAACATGTACGCCGCTTATCAACGGCTGAGTCTCGGTGCGAAAGGATTCGGTGCGTTCATTGCGGGCCCTTCGAAAACCGCCGACATCGAGCAATCGCTCGTCATCGGCGCCCACGGCCCTCGCTCGCTCACGGTGTTCTGCGTTCGTTAA